A stretch of Dyella sp. BiH032 DNA encodes these proteins:
- the trxA gene encoding thioredoxin encodes MTSDAPTHVFDVDQENFEAEVLQASLKTPILIDFWATWCGPCKTLGPLLEKLATAFNGAFRLAKVDVDKNQQLAAMFGVRSIPTVILVKDGQIVDGFAGALPEGQLREFLSRHVQPAEDAAEEATLAPAETPEQTVERLRHAIAAEPEQPELKLDLALALMQAGQADAAEAELAALPANLATDGRAVRLRSQLDLARALQGAPALGELRQRVQNDATDWAARDLLGVRLLLEGDAAAGLDQFLAILEKARDWNDGQAKKRLLAAFATLDDAELVGKYRRRMASLLF; translated from the coding sequence GTGACCAGCGACGCCCCAACCCATGTCTTCGACGTCGACCAGGAGAACTTCGAAGCAGAGGTGCTGCAGGCCTCGCTGAAGACGCCGATCCTGATCGATTTCTGGGCGACCTGGTGCGGCCCCTGCAAGACCCTGGGCCCGCTGCTGGAAAAACTGGCGACCGCCTTCAACGGTGCCTTCCGCCTCGCCAAGGTCGACGTCGACAAGAACCAGCAGCTCGCGGCCATGTTCGGCGTGCGCAGCATTCCGACCGTGATCCTGGTGAAGGACGGCCAGATCGTGGACGGCTTCGCCGGAGCACTACCCGAGGGCCAGCTGCGCGAATTCCTGTCGCGCCACGTGCAGCCGGCCGAGGATGCCGCCGAAGAAGCCACCCTCGCCCCGGCCGAGACGCCCGAGCAGACCGTCGAGCGCCTGCGCCATGCGATCGCGGCCGAACCGGAGCAGCCGGAACTGAAGCTCGACCTGGCCCTGGCCCTGATGCAGGCCGGCCAGGCCGACGCGGCCGAGGCCGAACTGGCCGCGCTGCCCGCCAACCTCGCCACCGATGGGCGCGCGGTGCGGCTGCGCAGCCAGCTCGACCTGGCGCGCGCGCTGCAGGGCGCCCCGGCGCTCGGCGAACTGCGCCAGCGCGTGCAGAACGACGCTACGGACTGGGCGGCGCGCGATCTGCTCGGCGTGCGCCTGCTGCTTGAGGGCGACGCCGCGGCCGGCCTCGATCAGTTCCTGGCGATCCTGGAAAAGGCCCGCGACTGGAACGACGGCCAGGCGAAGAAGCGCCTGCTTGCCGCCTTCGCCACGCTGGACGACGCCGAACTGGTGGGCAAGTACCGCCGCCGCATGGCTTCGCTGTTGTTCTAA
- a CDS encoding DUF4442 domain-containing protein yields MRASTFRRLLNLWPPFLFNSIRVQHVAEDWSEARVVLRLRPWNRNYVRTQFGGNLFAMTDPFWMLLVMHRLGGEYFVWDKAGAIDFVAPGRSDVYAHFKLEPSVIDELRAAAATGEKVLRWFETDVMTADGEVVARVRKQLYVRLKPRAREAA; encoded by the coding sequence ATGCGCGCCTCCACCTTCCGCCGCCTGCTCAACCTCTGGCCGCCGTTCCTGTTCAACAGCATCCGCGTGCAGCACGTCGCGGAGGACTGGTCTGAAGCCCGCGTGGTCCTGCGCCTGCGTCCCTGGAACCGCAACTACGTGCGCACCCAGTTCGGCGGCAACCTGTTCGCCATGACCGACCCGTTCTGGATGCTGCTGGTGATGCACCGGCTCGGCGGCGAGTATTTCGTGTGGGACAAAGCCGGCGCGATCGACTTCGTGGCGCCGGGCCGTAGCGATGTCTATGCGCACTTCAAGCTGGAGCCGAGCGTGATCGACGAACTGCGCGCCGCCGCCGCCACCGGCGAGAAGGTACTGCGCTGGTTCGAGACGGATGTGATGACCGCCGACGGCGAGGTGGTGGCGCGGGTGCGCAAGCAGCTTTACGTGCGCCTGAAGCCGCGGGCCCGCGAAGCCGCATGA
- a CDS encoding sigma-70 family RNA polymerase sigma factor codes for MSGKADHGQFEQRLAEHRRLIAKVASVYAAGAEDRRDLEQEICVQLWRAYPGYDERRARFSTWLYRIALNVAISHLRREQGRDAGRLEPLEQHHLDTLSGEEPPERDERLAALYAFIGQLDPLNRALILLYLEERSYAEIAEVLGITETNVATKLGRIKQTLRGRMTASPTERLSAGA; via the coding sequence ATGAGCGGCAAGGCGGACCACGGGCAGTTCGAGCAGAGGTTGGCGGAGCACCGGCGCTTGATCGCCAAGGTGGCGAGCGTGTATGCCGCGGGCGCCGAGGACCGGCGCGATCTGGAGCAGGAGATCTGCGTGCAGTTGTGGCGCGCCTATCCCGGCTATGACGAACGGCGCGCGCGCTTCTCCACCTGGTTGTACCGGATCGCGCTGAACGTGGCGATTTCCCACCTGCGCCGCGAGCAGGGCCGCGATGCCGGCCGGCTCGAGCCGCTGGAGCAGCACCACCTGGACACGCTGAGCGGCGAGGAGCCGCCGGAGCGCGACGAGCGGCTGGCCGCGCTGTACGCGTTCATCGGCCAGCTCGACCCGCTCAACCGCGCGCTGATCCTGCTTTACCTGGAAGAACGCAGCTATGCGGAGATCGCCGAGGTGCTCGGCATCACCGAAACGAACGTTGCGACCAAGCTCGGTCGCATCAAGCAGACCTTGCGCGGCCGGATGACCGCGTCACCCACCGAGCGCCTGAGCGCAGGAGCATGA
- a CDS encoding DUF502 domain-containing protein, which produces MRRLRVKRYLFTGLLTFLPLWVTWLVFKFVFGLLAGIGAPAVGALVVAAGRVSPALGEALNRGWLLSVLALVLTLLALYLLGWLATRVIGQRLLEAFDGLLARIPLVQTIYGGTKKLMAVLQQKPSGVQRVVLIDFPRQGMKVVGFVTRVMTEEGTGREMAAVYIPTTPNPTGGYLEVVPVDELTPTDWTMDQAMAFIISGGAVAPDTLPASPALPPHQDRA; this is translated from the coding sequence ATGCGGCGACTGCGCGTCAAACGCTACCTGTTCACCGGCTTGCTCACCTTCCTTCCGCTATGGGTGACGTGGCTGGTGTTCAAATTCGTCTTCGGCCTGCTGGCCGGGATCGGCGCGCCGGCGGTGGGTGCGCTCGTCGTCGCCGCCGGACGCGTGTCGCCGGCCCTGGGCGAGGCGCTCAACCGCGGCTGGCTGCTGTCCGTGCTGGCGCTGGTGCTCACCCTGCTGGCGCTCTACCTGCTCGGCTGGCTGGCTACGCGGGTGATCGGCCAGCGCCTGCTGGAAGCCTTCGACGGCCTGCTCGCACGCATCCCGCTGGTGCAGACCATCTACGGCGGCACCAAGAAGCTGATGGCGGTGCTGCAGCAGAAACCTTCCGGCGTGCAGCGCGTGGTGCTGATCGACTTCCCGCGCCAGGGCATGAAGGTGGTCGGCTTCGTCACCCGCGTGATGACCGAGGAAGGCACCGGCCGCGAGATGGCCGCGGTGTACATCCCCACCACGCCCAACCCCACCGGCGGCTACCTCGAGGTGGTGCCGGTGGACGAACTCACGCCCACCGACTGGACCATGGACCAGGCGATGGCCTTCATCATCTCCGGCGGCGCAGTCGCGCCCGACACCCTGCCCGCTTCGCCGGCGCTGCCGCCGCATCAGGACCGCGCATGA
- a CDS encoding M14 family metallopeptidase, which produces MNRLLLAAALAASAPFAHAADWTTPAESGHFRTTPDYADTVAYLRKLAEAAPGKLKVETFGTSPQGRPMAVVIASADGTFTPEEAHRKGKPVVLLQAGIHPGEIEGKDAGLMLLRDYAVTGKLPHLLDHAVLVFIPVFSVDGHENSSPYHRINQNGPERMGFRGQSQYLNLNRDYIKADAPEMRDWLKLWQRWRPDLLMDIHTTDGADYQYDLTWYLEDPQKLDAGVSAWQQKLLHDRVIPAYEKRGHLASIYLEFKDGRDPRKGIVNFGSGPRFSTGYAALQNRPALLVETHMLKSYETRVRATYDLVALMLEQTGADAAGLIAANRKADEAVVARARDAHAQVALTFKDDPASTPFTLKGYAFSLSHSDVSNSDWIQYDPRTPRNYDIQNWNGLLPDTAVAPPAAYVVPAQWTQVLDRLDAHGITYRRLARPAKLKVQAYQLDKPQWASKPFEGHLMLRDFALSPTTREVELPAGSAIVPMDQRAANLAIELLEPQAPDSLLRWGFLDAVFEPKEYGEPRVLEKLARDMMAKDPALKADFEHRLREDAAFAASPSQRLFYFFERSPWYTAQDVGLYPVYRLDAAALQGLPPDL; this is translated from the coding sequence ATGAACCGATTGCTCCTCGCCGCCGCGCTCGCGGCGTCCGCGCCTTTCGCGCACGCCGCCGACTGGACCACGCCCGCGGAGTCGGGCCATTTCCGCACCACGCCGGACTACGCGGACACCGTCGCCTACCTGAGAAAACTGGCCGAGGCCGCGCCCGGCAAGCTGAAGGTGGAAACCTTCGGCACCTCGCCGCAAGGCCGCCCGATGGCCGTGGTGATCGCCAGCGCCGACGGCACGTTCACGCCCGAAGAGGCGCACCGCAAGGGCAAGCCGGTCGTGCTGCTGCAGGCGGGCATCCATCCCGGCGAGATCGAGGGCAAGGACGCCGGCCTGATGCTGCTGCGCGACTACGCCGTGACCGGCAAGCTGCCGCACCTGCTGGACCATGCGGTGCTCGTCTTCATCCCGGTATTCAGCGTGGACGGCCACGAAAACAGCTCGCCCTACCACCGCATCAACCAGAACGGCCCGGAACGCATGGGCTTCCGCGGCCAGTCGCAGTACCTCAACCTCAACCGCGACTACATCAAGGCCGACGCGCCGGAGATGCGCGACTGGCTGAAGCTTTGGCAGCGCTGGCGGCCCGACCTGCTGATGGATATCCACACCACCGACGGCGCGGATTATCAGTACGACCTCACCTGGTACCTGGAAGACCCGCAAAAGCTCGATGCCGGCGTGAGCGCGTGGCAGCAGAAGCTGCTGCACGATCGCGTCATTCCCGCCTATGAGAAGCGCGGACACCTCGCCTCGATCTACCTCGAATTCAAGGACGGCCGCGATCCGCGCAAGGGCATCGTCAACTTCGGTTCCGGGCCGCGCTTCTCCACCGGCTACGCGGCACTGCAGAACCGCCCAGCCCTGCTGGTGGAGACGCACATGCTCAAGAGCTACGAAACCCGCGTGCGCGCCACCTATGACCTGGTCGCCCTGATGCTCGAACAGACCGGCGCCGACGCGGCCGGCCTGATCGCGGCCAACCGCAAGGCGGACGAGGCGGTGGTGGCCCGTGCGCGCGATGCACATGCCCAGGTCGCGCTGACCTTCAAGGACGACCCGGCCTCGACGCCCTTCACGCTCAAGGGCTACGCCTTCAGCCTCAGTCACAGCGATGTCTCCAACAGCGACTGGATCCAGTACGACCCGCGCACGCCGCGCAATTACGACATCCAGAACTGGAACGGACTGCTGCCCGACACCGCCGTCGCGCCGCCGGCCGCCTATGTCGTGCCGGCGCAATGGACGCAGGTGCTGGACCGGCTGGATGCCCACGGCATTACCTACCGTCGCCTGGCCCGGCCGGCGAAGCTCAAGGTGCAGGCTTACCAGCTCGACAAGCCGCAGTGGGCGAGCAAGCCGTTCGAAGGGCACTTGATGCTGCGCGATTTCGCACTGTCCCCGACGACGCGCGAGGTGGAACTGCCGGCCGGCTCGGCGATCGTGCCGATGGATCAGCGCGCGGCCAACTTGGCGATCGAACTGCTCGAGCCGCAGGCGCCGGACTCGCTGCTGCGCTGGGGTTTCCTCGACGCCGTCTTCGAGCCCAAGGAATACGGCGAGCCGCGCGTGCTGGAGAAACTCGCGCGCGACATGATGGCGAAAGATCCTGCGCTGAAGGCCGATTTCGAACACCGCCTCCGCGAGGACGCAGCGTTCGCCGCCAGCCCGTCGCAGCGCCTGTTCTATTTCTTCGAGCGTTCGCCCTGGTACACGGCCCAGGACGTGGGCCTCTATCCCGTGTACCGCCTCGACGCGGCCGCCCTGCAGGGCCTGCCCCCTGACCTTTGA
- a CDS encoding M13 family metallopeptidase encodes MTKPYLKPLALAVSLALTLSACGKHESAEQAPAASGSAPAPASTTAAAPAAKKSPFDVSELDTGINACQDFNGFVNAKWVAANPIPDDRTRWGAFDQLSENSLNTQHEIVDAAAKGAAQAQAGSIEQKIGLLYQSGMNEDAIEKAGFEPIKPKLDAIGALKSGADVADYITKSYAEGDGQVFQFGSGADYKHAETQIGYANQGGLGLPTKDYYLDPKYKEIRDAYVAHVAQALQLTGVAEADAKKQADDVLKFETELAKASLAPVEERDPKNQYHFVSVKEADKVTPHFSWEKFFSAQGVTIDKGFSLSQPKFFAEFDKLLAAAPIEQWQAYLRFHTISDASPYLSKAFQDNKFDFYGKTLAGQPQQKPRWKRVLGAVNGSMGEALGQLYVAKVFKPEAKERAQELVDNVRNALKARIEKLDWMSDATKQKAIAKWETFLPKIGYPDKWRDWSGLNVSGDNFYGNVMAASKFNYDYDIAKIGKPTDRKEWGMTPQTVNAYYNPTDNTINFPAAILQPPFFDASADDAINYGGIGAVIGHEASHGFDDEGSQFDGQGNQENWWTAADRKQFDGRAEKLVQQFNDYTPIKDKPDAHVNGKLTLGENIADLGGLNVAYDALQSVLSKTPGSTEQKTDGYTPDQRFFLNWARVWRGHAREKQALLSLNTDPHAPVSLRAIGAPSNMEAFAKAFQCKPGDAMVRDADKQVKIW; translated from the coding sequence ATGACCAAGCCGTACCTGAAGCCGCTCGCCCTTGCGGTGAGCCTGGCCCTGACGCTTTCCGCCTGCGGCAAGCACGAATCCGCCGAGCAAGCCCCCGCCGCCAGCGGCAGCGCGCCCGCCCCGGCCTCTACCACCGCCGCCGCGCCGGCCGCGAAGAAGAGCCCGTTCGACGTCAGCGAGCTGGATACCGGCATCAACGCGTGCCAGGACTTCAACGGCTTCGTCAACGCCAAGTGGGTCGCCGCCAATCCGATTCCCGACGACCGCACCCGCTGGGGCGCCTTCGACCAGCTGAGCGAGAACAGCCTCAACACGCAGCACGAGATCGTCGACGCGGCCGCCAAGGGCGCCGCGCAGGCGCAGGCCGGTTCCATCGAGCAGAAGATCGGCCTGCTGTACCAGTCGGGCATGAACGAAGACGCCATCGAGAAGGCCGGCTTCGAGCCGATCAAGCCCAAGCTCGACGCCATCGGCGCGCTGAAGAGCGGCGCCGACGTGGCCGACTACATCACCAAGAGCTATGCCGAAGGCGACGGCCAGGTGTTCCAGTTCGGCTCCGGCGCGGACTACAAGCACGCCGAGACGCAGATCGGCTATGCCAACCAGGGCGGCCTGGGCCTGCCGACCAAGGACTACTACCTGGATCCGAAGTACAAGGAGATCCGCGACGCCTACGTGGCGCACGTGGCCCAGGCGCTGCAGTTGACCGGCGTGGCCGAGGCCGACGCCAAGAAGCAGGCCGACGACGTGCTGAAGTTCGAAACCGAACTGGCCAAGGCTTCGCTGGCGCCGGTGGAAGAGCGCGATCCGAAGAACCAGTACCACTTCGTCAGCGTGAAGGAGGCCGACAAGGTTACCCCGCACTTCAGCTGGGAGAAGTTCTTCAGTGCCCAGGGCGTGACGATCGACAAGGGCTTCTCGCTGTCGCAGCCGAAGTTCTTCGCCGAGTTCGACAAGCTGCTGGCCGCCGCGCCCATCGAGCAGTGGCAGGCCTACCTGCGCTTCCACACCATCAGCGACGCCTCGCCGTACCTTAGCAAGGCGTTCCAGGACAACAAGTTCGACTTCTACGGCAAGACCCTCGCCGGCCAGCCGCAGCAGAAGCCGCGCTGGAAGCGCGTGCTCGGCGCGGTGAACGGTTCCATGGGCGAAGCGCTGGGCCAGCTGTACGTGGCCAAGGTGTTCAAGCCCGAGGCGAAGGAACGCGCGCAGGAACTGGTCGACAACGTGCGCAACGCCCTGAAGGCGCGCATCGAGAAGCTCGACTGGATGAGCGACGCCACCAAGCAGAAGGCCATCGCCAAGTGGGAGACCTTCCTGCCGAAGATCGGCTACCCCGACAAGTGGCGTGACTGGTCTGGTCTGAACGTCAGCGGCGACAACTTCTACGGCAACGTGATGGCCGCCTCGAAGTTCAACTACGACTACGACATCGCCAAGATCGGCAAGCCGACCGACCGCAAGGAATGGGGCATGACCCCGCAGACGGTCAACGCGTACTACAACCCCACCGACAACACCATCAACTTCCCGGCCGCGATCCTGCAGCCGCCGTTCTTCGACGCCAGCGCTGACGATGCGATCAACTACGGCGGCATCGGTGCGGTGATCGGCCACGAAGCCAGCCACGGCTTCGACGACGAAGGCAGCCAGTTCGATGGCCAGGGCAACCAGGAGAACTGGTGGACCGCGGCGGACCGCAAGCAGTTCGACGGCCGCGCTGAGAAGCTGGTGCAGCAGTTCAACGACTACACGCCGATCAAGGACAAGCCCGACGCGCACGTCAACGGCAAGCTGACCCTGGGCGAGAACATCGCCGACCTGGGCGGCCTGAACGTGGCCTACGACGCGCTGCAGAGCGTGCTGTCCAAGACCCCGGGCTCGACCGAGCAGAAGACGGACGGCTATACGCCCGACCAGCGCTTCTTCCTCAACTGGGCCCGCGTGTGGCGCGGCCACGCGCGCGAGAAGCAGGCCCTGCTCTCGCTCAACACCGACCCGCACGCCCCGGTCTCGCTGCGCGCGATCGGCGCGCCGTCGAACATGGAAGCCTTCGCCAAGGCCTTCCAGTGCAAGCCGGGCGACGCGATGGTGCGCGATGCCGACAAGCAGGTGAAGATCTGGTGA
- the panE gene encoding 2-dehydropantoate 2-reductase, which translates to MRILVVGAGATGGYFGGRLLENGQDVTFLVRPARAEALAKHGLAIRSALGDATLRAPTVTADALRGSYDLILLSCKAYHLPQVIADVAPAVGEGTAILPLLNGMRHLDELDARFGAARVLGGLCVIAATLGAEGEVRHLNRSHSLTFGERDGSRSARAERIAEAMQGANFESRLSTGVLQDMWDKWVFLASLAGMTCLMRAPVGDIMAAPGGLDAMLSMLDDCCQVASDHGHALSESVLSKARGVLTEEGSTLSASMMRDLEQGGPVEADHVVGDLIARAAPGASLSMLRTAYAHLKAYENRRARQA; encoded by the coding sequence ATGCGCATCCTCGTCGTCGGTGCCGGCGCTACCGGTGGCTATTTCGGCGGCCGTCTGCTGGAGAACGGGCAGGACGTCACCTTTCTGGTGCGGCCCGCCCGCGCCGAGGCCTTGGCGAAGCATGGCCTCGCGATCCGCAGCGCGCTGGGCGACGCCACGCTGCGTGCGCCGACGGTGACCGCGGACGCGTTGCGTGGGTCCTACGACCTGATCCTGCTCAGCTGCAAGGCCTACCACCTGCCGCAGGTCATCGCGGACGTGGCGCCGGCGGTGGGCGAGGGCACGGCGATCCTGCCTTTGCTCAATGGCATGCGGCATCTGGATGAGCTCGATGCGCGCTTCGGCGCTGCCCGCGTGCTCGGCGGGCTGTGCGTGATCGCCGCGACGCTCGGTGCCGAAGGCGAGGTGCGCCACCTCAACCGCTCCCACAGCCTGACGTTCGGCGAGCGCGACGGCTCGCGCTCGGCGCGGGCGGAGCGGATCGCCGAAGCGATGCAGGGCGCCAACTTCGAGTCGCGTCTCAGCACGGGCGTATTGCAGGACATGTGGGACAAATGGGTGTTCCTCGCTTCGCTTGCCGGCATGACCTGCCTGATGCGCGCGCCGGTGGGCGACATCATGGCCGCGCCGGGTGGATTGGACGCGATGCTGTCGATGCTCGACGACTGCTGCCAAGTGGCTTCCGATCATGGCCATGCACTATCGGAAAGCGTGCTGTCGAAAGCGCGCGGCGTCTTGACGGAGGAGGGCTCCACCCTGAGCGCCTCGATGATGCGCGACCTGGAGCAGGGTGGGCCGGTCGAAGCGGATCATGTGGTCGGCGATCTGATCGCGCGGGCTGCGCCCGGCGCTTCGCTGTCCATGCTGCGGACCGCGTATGCGCATCTGAAGGCCTACGAGAACCGCCGCGCACGCCAGGCTTGA
- a CDS encoding GspH/FimT family pseudopilin — MKRQGHRGFSVVELMIALAVAAILLVVGAPSFRDALRRNKVSATSNALLADIAYARSEAINRGNIVSICPSSDQKTCTANGTAYENGWLIYTYAPGKGTPNAVYSSTSTDNILLRAATARDSVSVQALDSVILSFGSQGQSRRPDTKQPKFATCFRAVGASGTGSSSNAVPGAQLTVNASGSVTSKSLGVQTGCVPT, encoded by the coding sequence ATGAAACGACAGGGGCACAGGGGTTTCAGCGTCGTCGAACTGATGATCGCACTCGCCGTGGCGGCGATTCTGCTCGTCGTGGGGGCACCGAGCTTCCGCGACGCGCTTCGTCGCAACAAAGTGAGCGCGACCAGCAACGCTCTGCTGGCGGACATCGCCTACGCGCGCAGCGAAGCGATCAACCGCGGCAATATCGTTTCAATCTGCCCGAGCTCGGATCAGAAGACCTGCACGGCGAACGGCACGGCGTACGAGAACGGTTGGTTGATCTATACGTACGCGCCCGGCAAGGGCACGCCCAATGCGGTCTACAGCAGCACGAGCACGGACAACATTCTGCTGCGTGCCGCCACGGCGCGCGACAGCGTGTCGGTGCAGGCCCTGGACAGCGTCATCCTCAGTTTCGGTTCGCAAGGGCAGAGCCGGCGCCCGGATACCAAACAACCGAAATTCGCCACCTGTTTCCGCGCCGTGGGCGCCTCGGGCACGGGAAGCAGCTCGAATGCGGTGCCGGGCGCGCAGTTGACGGTGAATGCGTCGGGCAGCGTGACCTCCAAGTCGCTTGGCGTGCAGACGGGCTGCGTGCCGACCTAA
- a CDS encoding type IV pilin protein codes for MSKFRRDARGFTLVELMVVVAIIAILAAFAVPNYLRYGIRARRADGQNLLMRVANAQERFYATNNRYGTLVEVGFNNTSSDKGYYSVSVLPASPVTTFIATATPVTGGPQAKDDCKALTINNAGVKGYSGATTNGTCW; via the coding sequence ATGAGCAAGTTCCGACGCGATGCGCGCGGATTCACCCTGGTCGAGCTGATGGTGGTAGTGGCGATCATTGCCATCCTGGCTGCGTTCGCGGTGCCCAACTATCTGCGCTATGGCATACGGGCGCGCCGGGCGGATGGGCAGAACCTCCTGATGCGCGTGGCGAATGCGCAGGAGCGGTTCTACGCCACGAACAACCGCTACGGCACCTTGGTGGAGGTCGGATTCAACAACACGTCCTCCGATAAGGGCTACTACTCGGTAAGCGTTCTTCCCGCGTCGCCGGTCACGACTTTCATTGCCACGGCGACACCAGTGACCGGTGGCCCCCAGGCAAAGGACGACTGCAAGGCGCTCACGATCAACAATGCGGGTGTGAAGGGTTACAGCGGAGCCACCACCAACGGCACGTGCTGGTGA